One genomic window of Mogibacterium diversum includes the following:
- the lepA gene encoding translation elongation factor 4, producing MDYLKKIRNFSIIAHIDHGKSTLADRLIEKTGLVASRDMKEQFLDNMDIERERGITIKLQTTRLSYKAKDGEEYVLNLIDTPGHVDFNYEVSRSLAACDGAVLVVDATQGVEAQTLGNVYLALDEDLEILPVLNKMDLDSARPEEAKAEIEEIIGIDAEEAPQISAKTGLGIDEMLEKLVEVIPPPEGDPDERLKGLIFDSYYDSYKGVVIYTRIFDGRVKKGDFIRMMNTGKDYEVTEVGYCIPSMVPSKELKAGEVGYICASIKQVADARVGDTITLTKSPTEHPLKGYKKAQSMVYCGVYPAEGEKYENVKDALEKLQVNDAAFNFESENSAALGFGYRCGFLGLLHMDVIIERLEREFDLNVVTTLPSVIYKVVMKDGSEIMVQNPSNLPDPADIQRIEEPIVSAEIMTPKDYVGTIMTLCQSRRGNMVHMEYLTETRVQLHYEIPLNEVIYDFFDALKSKTKGYASLDYEFKEYRAAKLVKLDILLNKELIDAFSTIVPEEEAYAKGRTICAKLKKLIPMHQFEVPIQAAIGQKVIARETVRAYRKDVIAKCYGGDISRKKKLLEKQKEGKKRMRQFGRVEVPQEAFTEVLKFDDDK from the coding sequence ATGGATTACTTAAAGAAAATTAGAAATTTCAGCATCATCGCTCACATCGACCACGGTAAGTCGACTCTGGCTGACAGGCTGATTGAAAAGACTGGACTCGTCGCGTCAAGGGATATGAAAGAGCAGTTCCTCGACAATATGGATATCGAGAGAGAGCGAGGCATTACTATTAAGCTACAGACGACGAGGCTCTCATACAAGGCAAAGGATGGAGAGGAGTACGTACTAAACCTGATCGACACTCCTGGACACGTGGACTTCAACTATGAGGTATCTCGTTCTCTAGCCGCTTGCGATGGTGCCGTACTGGTAGTGGATGCCACTCAAGGCGTAGAGGCGCAGACGCTTGGCAACGTATATCTAGCTCTTGATGAAGACCTCGAGATACTTCCAGTTCTTAACAAGATGGATTTGGACAGTGCAAGACCTGAGGAGGCAAAGGCTGAAATAGAGGAGATTATTGGAATTGATGCTGAAGAGGCACCGCAGATTTCTGCCAAAACAGGTCTAGGCATAGACGAGATGCTCGAGAAGCTCGTTGAAGTTATTCCACCACCAGAGGGTGATCCCGATGAACGACTCAAGGGTCTAATCTTCGACTCGTACTATGATAGCTATAAGGGCGTCGTTATATATACGAGAATCTTTGACGGTAGAGTCAAGAAAGGTGATTTCATCCGTATGATGAACACCGGCAAGGACTACGAGGTAACTGAGGTAGGCTACTGTATACCGAGCATGGTTCCCTCTAAGGAGCTAAAGGCAGGAGAGGTGGGCTACATCTGTGCCAGCATCAAGCAGGTTGCCGATGCCAGAGTCGGAGATACAATTACTCTGACTAAATCGCCGACAGAACATCCACTCAAGGGATATAAGAAAGCGCAGTCAATGGTGTACTGCGGAGTATATCCGGCAGAGGGTGAGAAATATGAGAATGTAAAGGATGCACTCGAAAAGCTACAGGTAAACGATGCGGCGTTCAATTTTGAATCTGAAAATTCTGCTGCGCTCGGATTCGGATATCGCTGCGGATTCCTCGGGCTACTTCACATGGACGTGATTATCGAAAGGCTCGAGAGAGAGTTCGATCTTAACGTAGTTACGACTCTTCCAAGCGTTATCTATAAGGTAGTTATGAAAGACGGATCAGAGATCATGGTTCAGAATCCTTCTAACCTTCCAGATCCAGCTGATATCCAGAGAATAGAAGAGCCGATTGTTTCGGCTGAAATCATGACACCTAAGGACTACGTTGGCACTATCATGACGCTGTGCCAGAGCAGGCGTGGAAATATGGTGCACATGGAATATCTGACTGAGACGAGAGTTCAGTTACACTACGAGATTCCTCTAAACGAGGTAATCTATGATTTCTTTGATGCGCTCAAATCCAAGACAAAGGGATACGCTTCGCTTGACTACGAATTTAAGGAGTACAGAGCTGCGAAGCTCGTGAAACTAGATATTCTGCTCAACAAGGAACTTATCGACGCCTTCAGCACTATCGTGCCTGAAGAGGAAGCATATGCAAAGGGGCGTACGATCTGTGCAAAGCTCAAGAAGTTAATTCCTATGCACCAGTTTGAAGTCCCGATTCAGGCAGCTATCGGGCAGAAAGTAATTGCGCGTGAGACCGTAAGAGCTTACCGTAAGGACGTAATTGCGAAGTGCTACGGAGGAGACATCTCGCGTAAGAAGAAGCTGCTCGAGAAGCAGAAGGAAGGTAAGAAGCGCATGAGGCAGTTCGGAAGAGTTGAGGTGCCTCAGGAGGCATTCACAGAGGTTCTGAAGTTCGATGACGACAAATAA
- a CDS encoding DUF1836 domain-containing protein translates to MSERINELVSRLENSRPESWDKIPDIDLYMDQVIGYMKRQHIGLECEGEETLTPAMINNYMKSSLLPRAHGKKYDREHIGYLTAICLFKQVMSVKEAGLLLGSEMEHMDVEHFYDEYCRTIDDEYLRVADKIKGCKDKETATKLALELAVAGYANMLACKELIASIAETDESK, encoded by the coding sequence ATGTCAGAACGAATTAACGAACTCGTCTCAAGACTTGAGAATTCCAGGCCTGAGAGCTGGGATAAGATTCCAGATATAGATCTATATATGGACCAAGTCATCGGATATATGAAGAGACAACACATAGGGCTTGAGTGTGAAGGTGAGGAAACTCTCACGCCAGCCATGATTAACAACTACATGAAGAGTTCGCTCCTACCGAGAGCGCATGGCAAGAAGTACGACCGTGAGCATATAGGGTATCTAACAGCCATTTGCTTGTTCAAGCAGGTCATGAGTGTCAAGGAAGCTGGTCTTTTGCTCGGTTCGGAAATGGAGCACATGGATGTAGAGCATTTCTATGATGAGTACTGCAGGACTATAGATGATGAATACTTGCGAGTAGCGGATAAAATTAAAGGCTGCAAAGACAAAGAAACTGCTACGAAGCTGGCACTTGAACTGGCTGTGGCAGGGTATGCGAATATGCTCGCTTGTAAGGAGCTCATAGCCTCTATTGCAGAGACGGATGAAAGTAAATAA
- a CDS encoding SGNH/GDSL hydrolase family protein, with protein sequence MTDICVLGDSISKGIVFDDLKDRYAVLNDNFISLLQREFGTKIKNFASFGATITKGLRIFEERYSSIKSHKYTLIEFGGNDCNFNWEQISVTPNAEHLAKTPLSEFKATYEDIIEKTMYAGSRPILLTLPPLERNRFFEWVSRDLNKDNIMKYMGGSTIFIERWHSSYNEMILELADEYGIQVFDIRKPFLELGDYSDYICIDGMHPNAAGHKLIAKYLREELAALE encoded by the coding sequence GTGACAGATATATGCGTATTGGGAGATTCCATCTCTAAGGGAATAGTTTTTGACGATTTAAAAGATAGGTATGCAGTGCTTAACGACAACTTTATCTCTTTGCTACAGAGGGAGTTCGGCACTAAGATAAAGAACTTCGCTTCATTTGGAGCGACTATTACGAAAGGGCTAAGGATATTTGAAGAACGCTACTCAAGTATTAAGTCACATAAATACACTTTAATTGAATTTGGCGGAAACGATTGCAACTTCAACTGGGAGCAGATCTCAGTTACGCCTAATGCGGAGCATCTCGCCAAGACTCCGCTATCCGAGTTTAAAGCTACATACGAGGATATAATCGAGAAGACGATGTACGCTGGCAGTCGTCCTATTCTGCTCACATTACCGCCACTTGAGAGGAACAGATTCTTCGAGTGGGTATCTCGAGACCTTAATAAGGATAATATCATGAAGTACATGGGCGGAAGCACTATATTTATAGAAAGATGGCATAGCTCATACAACGAGATGATCCTTGAACTGGCAGATGAGTATGGAATCCAGGTATTCGATATCAGAAAGCCATTTCTAGAGCTTGGAGACTATAGCGACTATATATGTATAGACGGTATGCATCCTAATGCTGCGGGACATAAGCTTATTGCAAAGTATCTGCGCGAAGAGCTGGCAGCCCTCGAGTAA
- the rpsT gene encoding 30S ribosomal protein S20, whose protein sequence is MANIKSAKKRIRTIEKKTARNIRVKNHVSEAEKAFLAAVKAGDVAEAEKAFKHAEKKFMQAAAKGTFHKNTASRTVSRLAKRLNNLKESK, encoded by the coding sequence ATGGCAAACATTAAATCCGCAAAGAAGAGAATCAGAACTATCGAGAAGAAAACTGCTCGTAACATCAGAGTTAAGAACCATGTTAGCGAAGCTGAGAAGGCTTTCCTAGCTGCTGTTAAGGCTGGTGACGTTGCAGAGGCAGAGAAGGCATTTAAGCACGCTGAAAAGAAGTTCATGCAGGCTGCTGCTAAGGGTACTTTCCACAAGAATACCGCTTCGAGAACAGTTTCGAGACTCGCAAAGAGACTTAACAATCTCAAGGAGAGTAAGTAA
- a CDS encoding YitT family protein, which translates to MKMSKTGIIDFILITIGTIICGVATYFFMLPSNLAIASVSGVAILIGKFVPLSKAMLILILNLVLLVISWFFVGREFTIKSIYPSVGLPVVMMILGHFTPNYHGVMNDQFLDMICYLFLCDLGIALMVVRNASSGGLDVLYKMANKYLKIDFGVATSVIGLFISAPAIFIYDPKTGVLSILGTYVTGIIIDHYVFGMTTKLKVCILSKKNDEICKYIIDELHSGVTRYEALGGFTGDKFDEINVIVNRNEYAKLMKHLREVDPDAFATVTNIHDVMYRPKRIAKQHNSK; encoded by the coding sequence ATGAAGATGAGCAAAACCGGTATTATAGATTTTATTTTAATCACGATTGGTACGATAATTTGCGGCGTAGCGACGTATTTCTTTATGTTGCCGAGCAACCTTGCGATTGCCAGCGTTTCTGGTGTCGCTATCCTAATTGGTAAATTTGTGCCTTTATCAAAAGCTATGCTAATACTCATCTTGAACCTAGTGCTCCTCGTCATATCATGGTTCTTCGTAGGACGTGAGTTTACTATCAAATCGATATATCCTTCTGTCGGACTGCCTGTGGTTATGATGATTCTCGGGCACTTTACTCCGAACTATCATGGGGTGATGAATGATCAATTCTTAGACATGATTTGCTACTTGTTCCTCTGCGACCTTGGAATAGCGCTCATGGTCGTGCGAAACGCATCATCTGGGGGATTAGATGTTCTCTACAAGATGGCTAATAAGTATCTGAAAATAGATTTTGGTGTTGCGACATCGGTAATCGGTTTGTTTATATCAGCGCCGGCAATATTCATCTATGACCCGAAGACTGGAGTTCTCAGTATCCTTGGTACTTACGTAACTGGAATCATTATAGATCACTATGTGTTCGGCATGACCACTAAACTGAAGGTATGTATACTGTCCAAGAAGAACGACGAGATTTGCAAATACATCATCGATGAGCTACACAGCGGAGTTACAAGGTATGAGGCATTAGGTGGTTTTACAGGAGACAAGTTTGACGAGATAAACGTAATCGTAAATAGAAACGAGTACGCAAAGCTGATGAAACACCTGCGTGAAGTGGATCCAGATGCATTTGCGACAGTGACCAATATTCACGATGTAATGTACAGGCCAAAGCGAATTGCTAAGCAGCATAATTCAAAATAG
- a CDS encoding LysR family transcriptional regulator — translation MEAKTIVTFIKAAELGSFSRTANVLGYSQAAVTVQIKQLEDELGTKLFDRMGKGIQLTSSGERFLPYAHQILKANEQARKFMQQDDEIRGTIRIGTTSSMANAYFPTLLREFSETYPHIKLMLKTSDYFDNLYEKLKQNEIDFALFIDRKMVYKDCNTVVDHPEDMIFIASPDNPLTGQKDIPIREVVKSGFITSDQEVSYPRFLDDYCKDNGIDYDPIMEVSSIIAISEIVASSNSVSFIPRSSIVRALEQGRVVALDVEKDFKCRMYSQIVYRREKWIEPHLGLFMEFVRNRIKRIYDEDNDE, via the coding sequence ATGGAAGCTAAGACTATAGTAACTTTTATTAAAGCGGCGGAGCTTGGTAGCTTCTCGCGCACAGCAAATGTACTAGGTTATTCACAGGCTGCTGTAACGGTGCAGATTAAACAGCTTGAGGATGAACTTGGCACGAAACTGTTTGATAGAATGGGAAAGGGAATTCAGCTCACATCAAGTGGAGAGCGGTTTCTTCCTTATGCGCATCAAATTCTTAAAGCCAATGAGCAGGCTCGCAAGTTTATGCAGCAGGACGACGAGATACGTGGAACCATAAGAATAGGCACAACCTCATCTATGGCGAATGCTTATTTTCCTACGCTCCTACGTGAATTTAGCGAGACATATCCTCATATTAAGCTTATGCTCAAGACATCGGATTACTTTGATAACCTATATGAAAAGCTTAAGCAAAATGAGATAGACTTTGCGCTATTTATCGATAGAAAGATGGTCTATAAGGACTGCAACACTGTAGTTGATCATCCAGAAGATATGATTTTTATCGCTTCGCCGGATAATCCGCTTACAGGACAGAAGGATATCCCGATTAGAGAGGTTGTAAAGAGTGGATTTATCACCTCTGATCAAGAGGTAAGCTATCCTAGATTCCTCGACGATTACTGCAAGGACAACGGTATAGATTATGACCCAATTATGGAGGTCAGTTCAATCATTGCGATAAGTGAAATCGTTGCAAGTAGCAACTCAGTATCGTTCATCCCTAGATCATCAATAGTTAGAGCGCTAGAGCAGGGAAGAGTGGTTGCCCTCGATGTTGAGAAAGATTTCAAGTGTAGAATGTACTCTCAGATTGTATATAGGAGAGAGAAGTGGATTGAGCCGCACCTCGGACTATTCATGGAATTCGTGAGAAATAGAATTAAACGAATCTATGATGAAGATAACGATGAGTAG